A DNA window from Mesoplasma coleopterae contains the following coding sequences:
- the rnmV gene encoding ribonuclease M5 codes for MVNEIIIVEGKSDSQKLKKIYGENLITIETNGLGFNNKKLNLIKELSKNNKIIIFTDPDGPGKKIRETLIEFLDTDVFNAFILKQDIDKKSKKIGIAEANEEAIKNALNNLITYNKNNSSISWDEYVNNDFYLKDNRIKITTHFNLNNDMSSKSLFKWLNWMNLNVEDIEKIIGE; via the coding sequence ATGGTAAATGAGATAATTATTGTTGAAGGTAAATCAGATTCACAAAAATTAAAGAAAATATATGGTGAAAATCTAATAACAATTGAAACAAATGGCCTTGGTTTTAATAATAAAAAATTAAATTTAATTAAAGAGCTAAGCAAAAATAACAAGATTATTATTTTTACAGACCCTGATGGTCCAGGTAAAAAAATAAGAGAAACTTTAATTGAATTTTTAGATACAGATGTTTTTAATGCATTCATTTTAAAACAAGATATAGATAAAAAATCTAAGAAAATTGGAATTGCTGAAGCTAATGAAGAAGCTATTAAAAATGCATTAAATAATTTAATAACATATAATAAAAACAATAGTTCAATTTCTTGAGATGAATATGTCAACAATGACTTTTATTTAAAAGATAATCGAATAAAAATAACAACTCATTTTAATCTAAACAATGATATGAGTTCAAAAAGTTTATTTAAATGACTAAATTGAATGAATTTAAATGTAGAGGATATAGAAAAAATAATTGGAGAATAA
- the rsmA gene encoding 16S rRNA (adenine(1518)-N(6)/adenine(1519)-N(6))-dimethyltransferase RsmA — translation MKVEAKKKFGQNFISDQNLINKIVSILGDDQDQLIIEIGPGTGALTKLLARKYNKVVAIEIDTDMETILKKEVQSDNFELFLSDVLLVDFEKLISEKRQHENQKVSIISNMPYYITSEILFRTLNVSDKLTKAVFMMQKEVAVRVCSNKGENNYNNLSVACEFFADKKYEFTVPKHMFYPVPKVDSAIISLTFNNKYTEQIKDKDKFLVFLRKIFNNRRKTILNNLSNVTNDKPKANEILDSAGIDKSLRPEVIGLEDFIKIFLETFQKDV, via the coding sequence ATGAAAGTCGAAGCGAAGAAAAAGTTCGGTCAAAACTTTATAAGTGATCAAAACTTAATTAACAAAATAGTTTCAATATTGGGTGATGATCAAGATCAATTAATTATTGAAATTGGACCAGGTACAGGTGCATTAACTAAATTACTTGCACGAAAGTATAACAAAGTTGTGGCTATTGAAATTGATACTGATATGGAAACAATTTTAAAAAAAGAGGTTCAAAGTGATAATTTTGAATTATTTCTTTCTGATGTACTTCTAGTTGATTTTGAAAAATTAATAAGTGAAAAAAGACAACATGAAAATCAAAAAGTTTCAATAATTTCTAACATGCCTTATTATATAACAAGCGAAATTCTTTTTAGAACATTGAATGTAAGTGATAAATTGACAAAAGCAGTATTTATGATGCAAAAAGAAGTTGCTGTAAGAGTATGTTCAAATAAAGGTGAAAATAATTATAATAACCTGTCAGTTGCTTGTGAATTTTTTGCTGATAAAAAATATGAATTTACTGTACCAAAGCATATGTTTTATCCAGTGCCTAAAGTGGATTCTGCAATAATATCATTAACATTCAACAATAAATACACTGAACAAATTAAAGACAAAGATAAATTTTTAGTATTTTTAAGAAAAATATTTAATAACAGAAGAAAAACAATATTGAATAATTTGTCAAATGTAACTAATGACAAACCTAAAGCTAATGAAATTCTTGATAGTGCAGGAATTGATAAATCTTTAAGACCCGAAGTTATAGGGTTAGAAGACTTTATAAAAATATTTCTTGAAACGTTTCAAAAAGATGTATAA
- a CDS encoding endo-beta-N-acetylglucosaminidase, which yields MPNGNLVSDFRLIDRTEYYDQINKLNDWNFESDLDAKYNKSKIKLQESEKTMEKWVQSQDPKTKEMNMSTVIESTSNSNTIVGNKRVYERSFNNYQYNDILVSWAGSIDEGIIVPPAKNQVEKAHLNGTKILGTIFLDGYHGLNKQALKGFLEKDNNGKYLVVDKLIDLAVQLNFDGWFWNNEPNGSNPNGFIVDNEIMFEIMNQMQEAINKSNNPKVKELIVFGYKNQGQLSTDPNGNLSDYESEKIYQNTNLFLNDFYVFANEVNRYVEKNKLSEQERFEIYNMFNTGAWVGGSIWFDKNKIGTRDFRELNYIPFDKNGNPYDLNKQSEYNRMIQDYKEGTWTFKTEQQDEKNGGSKNSIALFASHVPYDLASQDMDKIGEGKNKSAELDTYGLVSANNYDDQMYTGKNKALSEDDKGVVIYPGGEKDNSIFKDKSYGIGNLVQEKTILIDSNNYFKTNFSTGQGSKMATLINGERKIIENYPWSNTNIADIQPTYKWDVREVENNSKKQIKNNQDKKISGYYDFYDPYLKGNSISLGSGFDEDGKILPAKWEANKKYEWNIMGANYTKEGEPKKVSMVVKVPKYLENKIDISVSGKGDKTIVPKNPTTKTYINDSDSTDYTWIKLENTYTEPIGKIGLSFSTEGLDSLDFKITCGEIVVDKENNQVKQNDKSDVGVNIESVVQRNGKNNIRFSLTEDTLSDDIYSYYEIYLKDENNKLIRLTENNSPEFYIKQIDNKYKNFYIKQVDYKNQEKWFNFSL from the coding sequence TTGCCAAATGGTAATCTTGTCTCAGATTTTAGACTAATTGATAGAACTGAATATTATGATCAAATAAATAAATTGAATGATTGGAATTTTGAATCAGATCTAGATGCAAAATATAACAAATCTAAAATTAAATTACAAGAATCTGAAAAAACTATGGAAAAATGAGTTCAGAGCCAAGATCCTAAAACAAAAGAAATGAATATGTCTACAGTTATAGAGAGCACTTCAAATTCAAATACTATAGTAGGTAATAAAAGAGTATATGAAAGATCATTTAACAATTATCAATATAATGATATTCTTGTTTCTTGAGCAGGTTCAATTGATGAAGGTATAATAGTTCCACCAGCAAAAAATCAAGTTGAAAAGGCGCATTTAAACGGTACTAAAATTTTAGGTACAATTTTTCTTGATGGATATCATGGATTAAATAAACAAGCTCTAAAAGGTTTTTTAGAAAAAGATAATAATGGCAAATATTTAGTCGTTGATAAATTAATTGATTTAGCTGTTCAATTAAATTTTGATGGATGATTTTGAAATAACGAACCAAATGGTTCTAATCCAAATGGTTTTATTGTTGATAATGAAATAATGTTTGAAATAATGAATCAAATGCAAGAAGCTATAAATAAATCAAATAACCCAAAAGTCAAAGAATTAATAGTGTTTGGTTATAAAAACCAAGGGCAGCTTTCTACTGATCCAAATGGTAATTTATCAGATTATGAGTCTGAAAAAATATATCAAAATACCAATCTTTTCTTAAACGATTTTTATGTATTTGCTAATGAAGTAAATAGATATGTTGAAAAAAATAAATTATCAGAGCAAGAGCGCTTTGAAATTTATAATATGTTTAACACAGGTGCATGAGTTGGTGGAAGTATATGATTTGATAAGAATAAAATAGGAACAAGAGATTTCAGAGAATTAAATTATATACCTTTTGATAAAAACGGAAATCCTTATGACTTAAATAAACAATCAGAATATAATAGAATGATACAGGATTACAAAGAAGGCACATGAACATTTAAAACTGAACAACAAGACGAAAAAAATGGTGGTTCTAAGAACTCTATAGCCTTGTTTGCATCACACGTACCTTACGACTTAGCATCTCAAGATATGGATAAAATAGGTGAAGGAAAAAATAAAAGTGCTGAGCTTGATACATATGGATTAGTTTCAGCTAATAACTATGATGATCAAATGTATACAGGAAAAAACAAAGCATTAAGTGAAGATGACAAGGGTGTTGTCATTTACCCAGGTGGTGAAAAAGACAATTCAATCTTCAAGGATAAAAGTTATGGTATAGGTAATTTAGTACAGGAAAAAACAATATTAATAGACTCAAATAATTATTTCAAAACCAATTTTTCTACAGGTCAAGGAAGTAAGATGGCAACATTAATAAATGGAGAAAGAAAAATTATTGAAAACTATCCGTGAAGTAATACAAATATAGCAGATATTCAGCCAACTTATAAATGAGATGTAAGAGAAGTGGAAAATAATTCAAAAAAACAAATTAAAAATAATCAAGACAAAAAGATATCAGGTTATTATGATTTTTATGATCCTTATCTAAAAGGTAACTCAATATCATTAGGTTCAGGATTTGATGAAGATGGTAAAATTTTACCTGCAAAATGAGAAGCAAATAAAAAGTATGAATGAAATATAATGGGTGCAAATTATACAAAAGAGGGCGAACCCAAAAAAGTTTCTATGGTAGTAAAGGTGCCAAAATACTTAGAAAATAAGATTGATATAAGTGTTTCAGGCAAAGGTGATAAAACAATAGTTCCAAAAAACCCAACAACAAAAACATATATAAATGATTCAGATTCAACTGATTATACATGAATAAAACTAGAAAACACCTACACTGAACCAATTGGAAAAATAGGTTTAAGTTTTTCAACTGAAGGTCTTGATTCATTAGATTTTAAAATAACATGTGGGGAAATTGTTGTAGACAAAGAGAATAATCAAGTTAAGCAAAATGATAAATCTGATGTAGGTGTTAATATAGAATCTGTGGTACAAAGAAACGGGAAAAACAATATTCGTTTTAGTTTAACAGAAGATACATTGAGTGATGACATTTATTCTTACTATGAAATATATTTAAAAGATGAGAATAACAAATTAATTAGATTAACTGAAAATAATAGTCCAGAATTTTATATAAAACAGATAGATAATAAATATAAAAATTTTTATATAAAACAAGTTGATTATAAGAATCAAGAAAAATGATTCAATTTTAGTTTATAG
- a CDS encoding ABC transporter ATP-binding protein, with the protein MIEIKNISKKFGKNLVLSDINLTIKNGESLALLGSNGSGKTTLLEILIGQIKPTTGSVLIDGKKETFKEIGIQFQEGAWPKGVTPRLIISYFLKKNKILKDPEVNKLIDIFEIREFLKKDLNNLSGGQKQRLNTLLSVVNNPNYICLDEMITGLDLKMQLKLIDFFKSLKKQNKTIIVISHNPEEVEKLCDKIVILKEGNIFYKSTTKTVIKNFGSVRNLMINYYDGRLESNVK; encoded by the coding sequence ATGATAGAAATAAAAAACATATCGAAAAAGTTTGGAAAAAACTTAGTTCTTTCAGATATAAATCTAACAATTAAAAATGGTGAATCATTAGCCCTACTTGGTTCTAATGGTAGTGGTAAAACAACATTACTTGAAATTTTAATAGGTCAAATTAAACCAACAACAGGATCTGTTTTAATAGATGGCAAAAAAGAAACATTTAAAGAAATAGGTATACAATTTCAAGAAGGTGCATGACCAAAAGGAGTAACTCCAAGATTAATTATTAGTTATTTTTTAAAGAAAAATAAAATTTTAAAAGATCCTGAGGTTAATAAACTTATAGACATATTTGAAATAAGAGAATTTTTAAAAAAAGATTTAAATAATTTGTCTGGAGGACAAAAGCAAAGACTAAATACTTTATTGTCAGTGGTTAATAATCCTAATTACATATGTCTTGATGAAATGATTACAGGACTAGATTTAAAAATGCAATTAAAATTAATTGATTTTTTTAAATCGCTAAAAAAACAAAATAAAACAATTATTGTCATTTCACATAACCCTGAAGAAGTGGAAAAACTTTGTGACAAAATAGTTATTTTAAAAGAAGGTAATATTTTTTACAAGTCAACAACTAAAACAGTGATTAAAAATTTTGGCTCAGTGAGAAATTTAATGATTAATTATTACGATGGGAGATTAGAATCAAATGTTAAATAA